One segment of Candidatus Micrarchaeum acidiphilum ARMAN-2 DNA contains the following:
- a CDS encoding UvrD/REP helicase, with product MKIVADLHVHSRFAMACSPAINPLSMQITAVEKGINVLGTGDILHEAWRNEMLKHLSFDVDSGMYRIDAKSSVWFVPSAEVSTIFEGSDKSIKKIHNCILFSSIEAASGAAEILSKHGSLSGDGRPQLQMSAAELVEEVLSADKGAFVFPAHLWTPYFGALGALSGFDSIKEAYGDQEKNIHAYESGLSSDPKMNWRISALDKYALISNSDMHSLPNMGREANVFDLEKLTYAGMIDAIKAKDVKKFNETIEYYPEEGKYHYDGHRDCHYSVDPEQSAETNCKVCGKRLVVGVLHRINDLADRPIGYKPKNAIPYTHAVPLLEVIAYALKKDRYSPVVKKEYLALINAFGNELDILAGIAVDKIREVAGEDIAECVDNVRNERISIKPGYAGVYGEIDLLTSRAERKEPYAVKQKSMSDFFSG from the coding sequence AAAATTGTCGCAGACTTGCACGTACATTCAAGATTCGCAATGGCATGCAGCCCTGCAATAAACCCGCTTTCTATGCAGATAACCGCGGTTGAGAAGGGGATAAACGTTTTGGGCACCGGGGACATACTGCATGAAGCTTGGCGCAATGAAATGCTCAAGCACCTCAGTTTCGATGTGGATTCCGGAATGTACAGAATAGACGCAAAAAGTAGTGTATGGTTCGTGCCGAGTGCCGAGGTATCCACCATATTCGAAGGGTCTGACAAGTCGATAAAAAAGATCCACAACTGCATACTGTTTTCCAGCATCGAAGCCGCTTCTGGTGCAGCTGAGATACTTTCAAAACATGGAAGCCTTTCCGGAGACGGAAGACCGCAGCTGCAGATGTCTGCTGCTGAGTTGGTAGAGGAAGTGCTATCGGCAGACAAAGGCGCTTTTGTGTTTCCGGCGCACCTATGGACTCCGTATTTCGGCGCATTGGGGGCTCTTTCAGGATTCGATTCCATAAAAGAGGCCTATGGCGACCAAGAAAAAAACATACATGCGTACGAAAGCGGACTTAGCTCTGATCCGAAGATGAACTGGAGGATAAGCGCATTGGACAAGTACGCGCTCATATCTAACAGCGACATGCATTCCCTGCCGAACATGGGCAGGGAAGCCAACGTATTTGACCTCGAGAAGCTAACCTATGCAGGTATGATAGACGCAATAAAGGCAAAGGATGTGAAGAAGTTCAACGAAACTATAGAATACTATCCCGAGGAGGGCAAATACCATTACGACGGGCACAGGGACTGCCACTACTCGGTGGATCCGGAGCAGAGCGCAGAGACGAACTGCAAGGTATGCGGCAAAAGGCTGGTTGTTGGGGTGCTGCACAGGATAAACGATCTTGCGGACAGGCCAATTGGCTACAAGCCCAAAAACGCCATACCGTACACGCATGCTGTGCCGCTCCTGGAGGTCATAGCTTACGCTCTGAAAAAGGACAGATATTCGCCAGTTGTAAAGAAGGAATACTTGGCACTAATAAATGCATTTGGCAACGAACTTGACATATTGGCCGGCATTGCAGTGGACAAGATAAGAGAGGTTGCAGGCGAAGATATAGCCGAGTGCGTAGACAACGTGAGGAATGAAAGGATAAGCATAAAGCCAGGCTATGCGGGAGTGTATGGAGAAATTGACTTGCTCACGAGCAGGGCAGAGCGCAAGGAGCCGTATGCAGTAAAGCAGAAGAGCATGTCGGACTTCTTCTCAGGGTAA
- a CDS encoding GCN5-related N-acetyltransferase: MAVLEDGNIRLRPVNLKEDMGLFLEWYSNPDLLFYSEGPKAMPPYGPDTIERMVKSLSEIGECYIIEIAELGAWKPLGDASITNDKTPIAIGNEEYWGKGIGTRVLGILIRRARERGMKVLKVSGIYEYNARSLKMYAKAGFVETGRVNEDGYEVIKMEMKL; this comes from the coding sequence ATGGCTGTGCTGGAAGACGGAAACATAAGGCTCAGGCCGGTAAATTTAAAGGAAGATATGGGGCTTTTCCTTGAATGGTACTCGAATCCGGACCTGCTTTTTTATTCGGAGGGACCAAAGGCTATGCCGCCGTACGGGCCGGACACCATTGAGAGGATGGTAAAGAGCCTTTCAGAAATCGGCGAATGCTACATAATAGAAATTGCCGAACTAGGCGCATGGAAGCCGCTGGGAGACGCAAGCATAACAAATGACAAAACTCCGATAGCCATAGGAAACGAGGAGTATTGGGGCAAGGGAATAGGAACGCGCGTGCTGGGCATCCTTATACGGCGAGCCAGGGAGCGCGGCATGAAAGTGCTAAAAGTAAGCGGAATTTACGAATACAATGCCAGGAGCCTGAAGATGTACGCAAAGGCAGGATTTGTAGAAACCGGGCGCGTCAATGAAGACGGCTATGAAGTAATAAAGATGGAGATGAAGCTGTAG